The proteins below are encoded in one region of Desulfomicrobium apsheronum:
- a CDS encoding PEP/pyruvate-binding domain-containing protein produces the protein MRQQEPNQPGPTKKADPTMKFRFFKRLLASNNLILEEMAGLERLVYEGRPFTREDSLQTIQSLIEQGCSLVEDLNALTGGQHHVLFRSLQDLARDALQAILRERTFDGQDLVLPLDAISLENLDEVGGKAANLGELRNRVGLPTPLGFAVTASAAALFLGHTGLLETFRHQLAGIDITDIGALERICAKASEKIMIAPLPPDLDKALQEQARGMVSRFGPDVRLAVRSSAVCEDSDASFAGQHATVLGATPFALPRAWSAVVASAFTARAVFYRRSKGYSEQDVMMSVLVLNMVQAKASGVLYTIDPNSAHSDDVLLSAAWGLGVSVVDGSSHVDFWRIRRSDRTAITAETGDKASAFTILPQGGIVSRPVPDEDRKRSCLSDDQVRTLVEYGLRLEAHYGMPQDVEWSLDHEDRLFVLQSRPLMRAEGTDRAECCEFVPGRTPLLCGGQPAALGMASGMVYSVQSDHALDDIPKGAILVARQTSPAYVAAMGKVAGIITDIGSTTGHMASVAREFGIPTLVDVGRATHLLAHGTEITLDATNGVVYAGRVQEILSERRPVNLMKGSPVYKALQEALKFIIPLNLVDPLMPNFTPKGCQTLHDIIRFCHEVAMHEMFRLSDELPHAQSAAHELRTGLPFKIFLYDLGDGVVPGDSDITVSEEELLCEPLKALLAGMMHPEVTGAQTAAIPEAASYAVVSKSYVNFSGRLGNHFATVDAYVGPVINDNYITFSFKGGAAEYTYRVRRATLLAGILRRLGFRVSQTGDALKAEIRKYDESRFLDRLTTLGRLLASIRSLDLSLNDDEEVARMVDEFFKGGHSFLRS, from the coding sequence ATGAGACAACAGGAACCGAATCAGCCGGGCCCTACAAAAAAAGCCGACCCAACGATGAAATTCCGCTTTTTCAAGCGCCTGCTGGCCAGCAACAACCTCATCCTCGAAGAAATGGCCGGCCTGGAACGTCTTGTCTACGAAGGCCGGCCTTTCACCCGTGAAGACTCGCTACAGACCATTCAGAGCCTTATCGAACAAGGATGTTCCCTGGTCGAAGACCTGAACGCGCTGACAGGAGGCCAGCACCACGTTCTCTTCCGAAGCCTTCAAGACCTCGCCCGGGATGCCTTGCAGGCTATCCTGCGCGAGCGGACATTCGACGGCCAGGATCTCGTCCTGCCACTCGATGCAATCTCTCTTGAAAACCTGGACGAAGTGGGCGGCAAGGCCGCGAACCTCGGCGAGCTCCGCAACCGTGTCGGCTTGCCCACGCCGTTGGGCTTCGCCGTCACGGCTTCGGCAGCAGCCCTTTTCCTTGGGCATACCGGGCTTCTCGAAACCTTCCGGCACCAACTTGCCGGAATCGACATCACGGACATAGGCGCCCTGGAGCGGATCTGCGCCAAAGCCAGCGAAAAAATCATGATCGCGCCCCTGCCCCCCGACCTGGACAAGGCACTGCAGGAGCAGGCTCGTGGCATGGTGTCCCGGTTCGGCCCCGACGTGCGTCTGGCCGTGCGTTCATCTGCTGTCTGCGAGGATTCCGATGCTTCTTTCGCCGGCCAGCACGCGACCGTTCTTGGCGCCACCCCCTTCGCCCTCCCGCGGGCTTGGAGCGCCGTGGTGGCCAGCGCCTTCACCGCCCGGGCCGTTTTCTATCGTCGTTCCAAGGGCTATTCGGAACAGGACGTGATGATGAGCGTCCTGGTCCTGAACATGGTCCAGGCCAAGGCCAGCGGCGTGCTCTACACCATTGATCCAAACTCCGCCCACAGCGACGATGTGCTTCTCTCCGCCGCCTGGGGACTCGGAGTGAGCGTCGTCGACGGATCCTCGCATGTTGACTTCTGGCGCATCCGGCGCTCGGACCGGACAGCCATCACCGCCGAGACCGGAGACAAAGCCTCGGCCTTCACCATTCTGCCCCAAGGCGGTATCGTCTCAAGGCCCGTGCCCGACGAAGACCGGAAACGATCCTGTCTGTCGGACGATCAGGTCCGGACTCTGGTCGAATACGGCCTGCGACTCGAAGCGCACTACGGCATGCCCCAGGACGTGGAGTGGTCCCTCGACCACGAAGACCGACTCTTCGTCCTGCAGTCCAGGCCGCTGATGCGTGCCGAAGGAACCGACCGGGCCGAATGCTGCGAATTCGTGCCCGGTCGGACCCCGCTCCTGTGCGGCGGCCAGCCGGCGGCCCTTGGGATGGCTTCGGGCATGGTCTATTCCGTACAGTCCGACCACGCTCTCGATGACATACCCAAAGGCGCAATCCTGGTGGCAAGACAGACATCGCCAGCCTACGTGGCCGCCATGGGCAAAGTCGCCGGCATCATCACGGACATCGGCAGCACCACGGGACACATGGCTTCCGTGGCTCGCGAATTCGGCATCCCGACGCTCGTGGACGTGGGACGAGCCACCCATCTTCTTGCCCACGGCACGGAAATCACTCTCGACGCCACCAACGGGGTGGTCTACGCAGGCCGGGTCCAGGAAATCCTCTCGGAACGCAGACCCGTCAACCTCATGAAGGGAAGTCCCGTCTACAAGGCCCTGCAGGAGGCGCTGAAGTTCATCATTCCTCTGAATCTGGTCGACCCGCTGATGCCGAACTTCACACCAAAAGGATGCCAGACCCTGCACGACATCATCCGCTTCTGTCATGAAGTGGCCATGCACGAGATGTTCCGACTTTCGGACGAACTCCCGCACGCGCAGAGCGCTGCCCATGAACTGCGCACCGGATTGCCCTTCAAGATTTTTCTGTACGATCTGGGCGATGGCGTCGTGCCGGGCGATAGCGACATCACCGTCAGCGAAGAAGAACTCCTCTGCGAGCCCCTGAAGGCGCTCCTGGCCGGAATGATGCATCCCGAAGTGACCGGCGCCCAGACCGCCGCCATCCCGGAGGCTGCGAGTTACGCCGTCGTATCAAAAAGTTACGTGAATTTCAGCGGGCGACTCGGCAACCACTTCGCCACAGTGGACGCCTATGTCGGGCCGGTTATCAACGACAACTACATCACCTTCTCCTTCAAAGGCGGCGCCGCAGAATACACGTACCGCGTCCGTCGCGCCACGCTTCTGGCCGGCATACTGCGTCGACTCGGGTTCCGCGTCAGCCAGACCGGCGACGCGCTCAAGGCTGAAATCCGCAAATATGACGAAAGCCGCTTTCTGGACCGACTGACCACCCTTGGACGACTGCTCGCATCAATCCGCAGCCTCGATCTGTCCCTTAACGACGACGAGGAGGTCGCCCGGATGGTCGATGAATTCTTCAAGGGCGGTCACTCCTTCCTCCGATCCTGA
- a CDS encoding sigma-54 interaction domain-containing protein codes for MDCSEPRLIVQGLFKDPIDFQQILDMMSNGVIVLDRDRRVVAVNNAFEVLTGFLREEARGVRCAHITRNSVCNHRCPALSSPDSGQKRCHTGDIISKDRVKIPVRITLSPVYSLNGEHHGYLEIIEDLRVNLSWDWERVHHERFGHLVGNSPEIQKVFHMLPLISQSDSSVLITGETGTGKDLVAEAVHRSSERARGPFVKINCGALPDALLESELFGHVRGAFTGATESKTGWVRQADNGTLFLAEVGDLNYNLQTKLLSFLDDKVVYPLGCSEGVKVNVRIIAATLRNLEQMVQQNTFRSDLFFRLNVIRLNLSPLREREGDILLLLDHFLRSFSQLFRKNIDGYSDEALRILMDFRYPGNVRELRNIVEYATNVCQGNKVLPAHLPLYVREGNPAHPPETLPWGVPSVAPLNISASDKSIEMTWRDMEKKMILKALAQAKGKRAKAAEILGWGRSTLWRKIKDHGLDS; via the coding sequence ATGGACTGCAGTGAGCCAAGGCTGATTGTACAAGGACTGTTCAAAGATCCAATTGATTTTCAGCAGATTCTCGATATGATGTCTAATGGTGTCATTGTGCTTGATCGGGACCGCAGAGTGGTGGCCGTAAACAATGCATTCGAGGTTCTGACGGGTTTTTTGCGCGAGGAGGCCCGTGGTGTTCGTTGTGCTCATATCACCCGCAATTCCGTTTGTAATCACCGCTGCCCCGCATTGTCATCGCCGGATTCCGGACAAAAGAGGTGTCATACCGGAGACATCATCTCCAAGGACCGTGTCAAGATACCCGTTCGGATCACCCTTTCGCCTGTGTATTCTCTGAACGGCGAACACCATGGCTATCTGGAGATCATAGAGGATCTTCGTGTCAATCTATCTTGGGACTGGGAACGTGTCCACCATGAACGGTTCGGTCATCTCGTCGGCAACAGCCCTGAAATCCAGAAGGTCTTTCACATGCTGCCCTTGATCAGCCAGTCGGACTCTTCTGTGCTGATCACGGGCGAGACCGGCACAGGCAAGGATCTTGTGGCCGAAGCGGTTCATCGGTCTTCAGAACGTGCCCGGGGTCCCTTCGTCAAGATAAACTGCGGAGCCTTGCCGGACGCCCTACTTGAGTCGGAGTTGTTCGGTCACGTCAGGGGCGCCTTCACGGGGGCCACGGAGAGCAAAACCGGGTGGGTCAGGCAGGCCGACAACGGAACCTTGTTCCTTGCCGAGGTCGGAGACCTCAACTACAATCTTCAAACAAAACTGCTGTCGTTCCTTGATGACAAGGTGGTCTACCCACTGGGTTGTTCGGAGGGTGTCAAGGTCAATGTCAGAATTATCGCTGCCACATTGAGGAATCTGGAGCAGATGGTCCAGCAGAACACGTTTCGCAGCGATTTGTTTTTTCGCCTTAACGTCATCCGTCTCAATCTTTCCCCTTTGCGGGAGCGGGAGGGGGACATTCTTCTCCTTCTGGATCATTTCTTGCGTTCTTTTTCCCAGCTGTTCAGAAAGAATATCGATGGCTACTCCGACGAGGCGTTGCGGATCCTCATGGATTTTCGATATCCTGGAAATGTCAGAGAGTTGCGAAACATTGTTGAGTATGCGACGAACGTGTGTCAGGGAAATAAGGTACTTCCAGCACATCTTCCGCTTTATGTTCGCGAGGGAAATCCGGCCCATCCACCGGAAACCTTGCCTTGGGGGGTGCCATCTGTCGCCCCTCTCAATATTTCCGCGTCGGACAAATCCATCGAAATGACCTGGAGGGATATGGAGAAGAAGATGATTCTCAAGGCGCTGGCCCAAGCCAAGGGCAAACGAGCAAAAGCTGCTGAAATTCTTGGCTGGGGCAGAAGCACACTCTGGAGAAAGATAAAGGACCACGGACTGGATTCCTGA
- a CDS encoding NifB/NifX family molybdenum-iron cluster-binding protein, with translation MMKDERGRQVLVVVQDGQVAPRFDLALEVVMSRDDADSVRTLILAQNSAEKLCHLILESGIDAVICGGIEEEHHQFLAWKKVKITDNVIGPMEWALDRWKAGLLKPGDIFERCVGWTASSHGES, from the coding sequence ATGATGAAAGATGAACGTGGCAGGCAGGTGCTTGTGGTGGTTCAGGACGGACAGGTGGCTCCCCGATTTGATCTGGCTCTTGAGGTCGTCATGTCCCGTGATGACGCGGATTCCGTCAGGACGCTGATTCTGGCGCAGAATTCGGCCGAAAAACTCTGTCACCTCATTCTCGAAAGCGGGATTGACGCAGTCATCTGTGGCGGTATCGAGGAAGAGCACCATCAATTCCTGGCTTGGAAGAAGGTTAAGATCACCGATAACGTCATCGGTCCCATGGAATGGGCTCTGGATCGCTGGAAGGCGGGGCTTTTGAAACCCGGGGATATTTTTGAGCGTTGTGTTGGATGGACTGCGTCAAGTCACGGTGAGTCCTGA
- a CDS encoding CBS domain-containing protein has product MVTETIVRDLMKPLVEFPRISQDATFGEAVAALDKARADFSAGRTKQFTLLVEGDRGRIIGKVSPMDVIQGLEPGYLKMIDSSGLRFKDVNYVVETMRQKARLWVKPFDDLCLSAITFKVKEFMRVPSESTRIKAEDSLDAAFHHFLSGRHDSLFVVDGDTVSGILAFSDVYREVSRRITEVCQMSPE; this is encoded by the coding sequence ATGGTCACAGAAACAATCGTCCGGGACTTGATGAAGCCATTGGTTGAGTTTCCCCGCATTTCTCAGGATGCGACGTTCGGGGAAGCCGTAGCCGCTTTGGACAAGGCTCGGGCTGACTTTTCAGCCGGTCGGACCAAACAGTTCACTTTGCTGGTGGAGGGTGATCGGGGCAGGATTATAGGAAAAGTATCGCCCATGGATGTTATCCAAGGCTTGGAACCTGGCTACCTCAAAATGATCGATTCCAGCGGACTTCGCTTCAAGGACGTCAATTATGTTGTTGAAACCATGAGGCAGAAGGCTCGGCTTTGGGTAAAACCCTTCGACGACCTGTGTCTGTCAGCCATAACTTTCAAGGTGAAGGAATTCATGCGCGTTCCTTCGGAAAGTACTCGTATCAAGGCCGAAGACTCCCTGGATGCTGCTTTCCATCACTTTCTCTCGGGTCGTCATGACTCTTTGTTTGTTGTTGATGGCGACACGGTTTCGGGGATTCTCGCTTTTTCTGACGTATACCGAGAAGTGTCGAGAAGGATTACTGAAGTTTGCCAGATGAGTCCCGAGTAA
- a CDS encoding SLC13 family permease yields MAELEDKAPQPLKIILAKGATALVLGLLIMLLPTPENLTPEGHRLLALLVTVVFLWVSEAVPIGTTALFAGAALILLNITNAAKAWAPFASPAVMFVLMIIMFGVVLNEVGLASRIMYYLLRFAGTKVKRLSLILALGCTITSSVFHDATITVIMVFAFVPVFMSMGLRPGEGHRLPMFFMLLIPLAASAGGFGTLLGGGRNPLAMEILQKFSGGQLKIGFLEYIIIQFPICIITAVATWAILWMLMRPKEKELTGVNLPDPGPMSSAERGVLIIFIITFVLWFAGDLTGWHYSVPAALAILGFCTPGWISFRTICDKFPWESWIVFGAGVSLGVAMLDSGAGRYLAEVLLPLLDGQNQFVVYFGMGFFGSFLSSMMSNSAAVALMLPITLPMAEMMNMAPQTVAMLAPMTTSFIMLVIGCPPTIIAYSTGYFSQVQFMKVAVPWCIALLLVCVLSMMVYWPLIGFTG; encoded by the coding sequence ATGGCTGAATTAGAGGATAAAGCACCACAACCTCTCAAGATTATACTTGCAAAGGGGGCTACTGCCCTGGTTCTGGGATTGCTGATCATGTTGTTGCCAACCCCGGAGAATCTGACGCCCGAGGGACACCGTCTGCTGGCATTGCTGGTCACCGTGGTCTTTCTTTGGGTCAGTGAGGCCGTACCTATTGGAACAACCGCCCTGTTTGCCGGTGCTGCCCTGATATTGCTGAATATCACCAATGCGGCCAAAGCGTGGGCCCCGTTTGCCAGCCCCGCAGTCATGTTTGTGCTCATGATCATCATGTTCGGTGTGGTCCTGAATGAGGTCGGACTGGCCAGCCGGATCATGTACTATCTGCTCAGGTTCGCCGGGACCAAGGTCAAACGCCTGAGTCTCATACTGGCACTTGGATGTACCATCACGTCTTCGGTTTTTCACGACGCAACCATTACGGTTATTATGGTTTTCGCCTTTGTGCCGGTATTCATGAGCATGGGTTTAAGACCAGGCGAGGGGCATCGTTTGCCCATGTTTTTTATGCTCCTCATACCCCTGGCTGCCTCGGCCGGGGGGTTCGGCACCTTGCTCGGCGGTGGTAGAAATCCGCTTGCGATGGAAATCTTGCAGAAATTCAGTGGCGGGCAGCTCAAGATCGGATTTTTGGAGTACATCATCATCCAGTTTCCTATCTGCATTATCACGGCTGTGGCGACATGGGCCATTCTGTGGATGCTGATGCGTCCCAAAGAGAAGGAGCTTACGGGTGTCAACCTGCCTGACCCCGGTCCCATGAGTTCCGCTGAGCGCGGCGTGCTGATTATTTTTATCATCACATTTGTTCTCTGGTTTGCCGGGGATCTGACCGGTTGGCATTACAGTGTTCCGGCGGCTCTGGCCATTTTGGGCTTTTGCACACCCGGTTGGATCAGCTTCAGAACCATCTGCGACAAATTTCCATGGGAATCCTGGATTGTCTTCGGAGCCGGCGTGTCCCTCGGCGTGGCCATGCTGGACAGCGGCGCTGGACGTTATCTGGCCGAAGTGCTGCTCCCCCTTCTGGACGGACAGAATCAGTTCGTCGTGTATTTCGGCATGGGCTTTTTTGGGTCCTTCCTGTCGAGCATGATGAGCAACTCGGCAGCCGTGGCCCTGATGCTGCCCATCACCCTGCCTATGGCGGAGATGATGAACATGGCTCCACAGACCGTGGCCATGCTTGCGCCCATGACCACGTCCTTCATCATGCTGGTCATTGGTTGTCCTCCCACGATCATAGCCTACAGCACGGGCTATTTCAGTCAGGTTCAATTCATGAAGGTCGCCGTACCATGGTGTATCGCCCTGTTGCTCGTCTGCGTTCTCAGTATGATGGTTTACTGGCCGTTAATCGGTTTTACCGGTTGA
- a CDS encoding sensor histidine kinase, protein MLVQRLQQHRNRLSRTIIFASVIPVILATAGAFIMALVGIDLECRRVASEEILLHAQTYARSIHFRLESALSTLDAFAMVQDLKNQDALASFFTRMKTTHEWLDGVTVLDEQGKTLASFGSPGQVPASVWPAFFQNTGHRPAPIITDVQKASDGTPRFFMIAKAGGIESRQIICLSANAHAFSSLLDRVRLGRTGEVFLVNQDGTLQTRSIMHRGILDTTDGQLAQNREQSPGTHIREWNGSRMWFAVTHIESNPSWRLIAQREEGEILQTRKKWMERFAALGTVCLISLAGVAFFAAGRIRRIQAEMEEEQASLADHCLQAQKLDAISQLGVGIAHEVNNPLAIIGEEAGWMQDVLKNDALKDAPGTNDLRESLRQIAMQIGRCREITHKLLSFGGKADGIITDVDINIIIKDIVALRRREYSQRNIEIVDLPAQDLPVVHTESTLLRHLLLNLINNSMDAMSEGGRITIATGKSEDGGVIITVQDEGFGIPEENLARIFEPFFTTKPPGKGAGLGLSICHGIMQRIGGEIFVKSEPGKGTTVTIELPLAPHCKDS, encoded by the coding sequence ATGCTTGTCCAACGTCTCCAGCAGCACCGCAATCGCCTGAGCCGGACGATTATTTTCGCATCGGTCATTCCCGTAATTTTGGCGACTGCAGGCGCTTTCATAATGGCACTGGTCGGCATTGACCTCGAATGCCGGCGGGTTGCATCGGAAGAAATCCTTCTTCACGCCCAGACCTACGCCCGGTCAATTCATTTCAGGCTTGAATCCGCACTGTCCACCCTGGACGCGTTCGCAATGGTTCAAGACTTAAAAAACCAGGACGCCCTGGCCTCCTTCTTTACCAGAATGAAAACGACTCACGAGTGGCTGGACGGCGTGACCGTCTTGGACGAACAGGGCAAAACCCTCGCGTCTTTCGGGTCTCCCGGCCAGGTACCGGCAAGCGTCTGGCCAGCCTTTTTTCAAAACACCGGACATCGCCCCGCCCCTATTATCACTGATGTCCAGAAAGCCTCGGATGGTACGCCGCGTTTTTTCATGATCGCCAAGGCAGGTGGAATCGAATCCCGGCAGATCATATGTCTCTCGGCCAATGCGCATGCGTTCAGTTCCCTGTTGGACAGAGTCCGTCTCGGGCGCACGGGCGAGGTATTTCTGGTCAATCAAGATGGAACGCTGCAGACCAGATCGATCATGCACAGAGGGATACTGGACACGACAGATGGGCAACTCGCCCAAAACAGGGAGCAATCCCCGGGCACGCATATTCGGGAGTGGAACGGATCACGCATGTGGTTCGCCGTCACGCATATTGAATCCAATCCGTCCTGGCGTCTTATCGCTCAACGCGAAGAGGGGGAAATCCTCCAGACCCGTAAAAAATGGATGGAACGATTTGCTGCCTTGGGCACGGTTTGCTTGATCTCCCTCGCCGGAGTTGCCTTCTTCGCTGCTGGAAGAATCCGACGCATTCAGGCAGAAATGGAGGAGGAACAGGCGAGCCTGGCCGATCATTGCCTTCAAGCCCAGAAGCTTGATGCCATCAGCCAGCTCGGCGTCGGCATCGCCCATGAGGTCAACAACCCTTTGGCCATCATCGGCGAAGAAGCCGGATGGATGCAGGACGTCCTCAAGAATGACGCCCTGAAGGATGCGCCCGGCACGAACGATCTGCGTGAATCGCTTCGTCAGATCGCCATGCAGATCGGTCGGTGCCGGGAAATCACCCACAAGCTTCTCAGCTTCGGAGGCAAGGCAGACGGCATCATCACAGACGTGGACATTAACATCATTATCAAGGATATTGTTGCGTTACGACGACGCGAGTACTCCCAACGAAACATCGAAATAGTGGATCTTCCGGCCCAGGATCTGCCGGTTGTACACACGGAATCCACCCTGCTGCGCCATCTGCTGCTCAACCTGATCAACAACTCAATGGACGCCATGTCTGAAGGAGGCCGTATCACCATTGCGACAGGCAAGAGCGAAGACGGCGGCGTGATCATAACGGTGCAGGACGAGGGTTTCGGCATCCCGGAAGAAAACCTGGCCAGAATATTCGAACCATTCTTCACCACCAAGCCTCCCGGTAAAGGCGCGGGTCTCGGACTGTCCATCTGCCATGGCATCATGCAGCGAATCGGAGGAGAGATTTTCGTAAAGAGCGAACCCGGCAAAGGAACTACCGTCACCATCGAACTTCCCCTCGCTCCACACTGCAAAGATTCATGA
- a CDS encoding response regulator, giving the protein MDLLPKLLLVDDEERFRDTLAKRLKETGYEVSGASSGMEALDKLAAEKFDIVVLDIQMPGLSGIETLSEIRSKHVGIEVIMLTGHGDVSSAVEGMRLGAYDYLMKPCEYEYLVVKIQEAFKVKWKRDERLRKAEERELLDKMEKNIRF; this is encoded by the coding sequence ATGGATTTATTACCAAAATTGCTTCTGGTTGACGATGAAGAGCGGTTTCGCGACACCTTGGCCAAACGCTTGAAAGAGACCGGCTACGAAGTGAGCGGCGCTTCCAGCGGCATGGAAGCGCTGGACAAGTTGGCTGCAGAAAAATTCGACATCGTCGTTCTCGACATCCAGATGCCCGGTCTCAGCGGCATTGAAACACTCTCCGAGATCCGCAGCAAGCATGTCGGGATCGAGGTGATCATGCTCACGGGCCACGGAGATGTATCATCTGCTGTAGAGGGGATGCGCCTTGGTGCATATGATTACCTCATGAAACCCTGCGAATACGAGTATCTCGTTGTCAAGATTCAGGAAGCCTTCAAAGTCAAGTGGAAGCGTGACGAACGCCTGCGCAAGGCAGAAGAACGCGAACTTCTGGACAAGATGGAAAAAAACATCCGGTTCTAA
- a CDS encoding response regulator, translated as MDNLPRLLLVDDEDRFRETLAKRLTETGYEVSGAASGMEALDMLDNNKFDVAILDIQMPGLSGIETLAEIRAKHLGVEVIMLTGHGDVSSAVEGMRLGAYDYLMKPHEYEYLVVKIQEAYKVKKDRDERLRKAEEKALLDKLQKRWT; from the coding sequence ATGGACAATTTACCAAGACTGCTCCTCGTTGATGACGAAGACCGTTTTCGCGAGACACTGGCCAAACGATTGACGGAAACCGGATACGAGGTCAGTGGTGCCGCCAGCGGCATGGAAGCACTGGATATGCTGGACAACAACAAATTCGATGTTGCCATTCTCGACATCCAGATGCCGGGATTGAGCGGCATCGAAACCCTGGCTGAGATACGTGCCAAACACCTTGGAGTAGAAGTGATCATGCTCACCGGCCACGGTGATGTATCCTCGGCTGTGGAAGGCATGCGCCTGGGAGCCTATGACTACCTCATGAAGCCGCACGAATACGAATATCTCGTGGTCAAGATCCAGGAGGCCTACAAGGTCAAAAAGGATCGTGACGAGCGACTGCGCAAGGCCGAGGAAAAAGCACTGCTGGACAAGTTGCAGAAGCGCTGGACATAA
- a CDS encoding SLC13 family permease translates to MSAQDVRDTSPDELLIHEEEPQGPTQSGKTMIIKLLIALGIGILIMLLPRPENLPVEGHRLAAILLPVVFLWVSEAIPIGITALLATAAMIAFKVTKTSDAWAPYANQAVMFVMMIIMFGVVLNEVGLAKRLLFLILKVAGTNVKKLSFFVAVSSTILSSIFHDATITIIMLFAILPIFAAMGITPKKSNNLSKFFIILIPLSASAGGFGTLLGGGRCPLAVDITSKYVLETTGVSLNIGFVKYMIINFPLCLFTAVATWAICYLIFRPKEVSLPAEAKIEEMPKMSTAEIGVTLVFGAAFVLWFLGDLTGLHLTVVAALALAGFCAPGWVSFKTICDKFPWESWIVFGSGVSLGAAMLKSGLGQYLAESMLPMLQGHNVFVTYYGMGMFGSFLSSMMSNSAAVALSLPITLPMAGLMNMSVEAVGMLSPISTSFIMLVIGCPPTIIAYSTGYFNQVEFCKVAIPWCLTLMAIAVGGMLIYWPMIGFGQ, encoded by the coding sequence ATGAGTGCGCAAGACGTGCGTGATACTTCCCCCGACGAACTCCTCATCCATGAAGAAGAGCCCCAGGGTCCGACTCAGTCCGGCAAGACCATGATCATCAAACTGCTCATTGCCCTTGGCATCGGCATCTTGATCATGTTGCTGCCCAGGCCTGAAAACCTTCCTGTCGAAGGTCATCGCCTAGCGGCCATCCTTCTGCCTGTTGTCTTCCTATGGGTTTCCGAAGCCATCCCCATCGGAATCACAGCCCTACTGGCCACGGCGGCCATGATCGCCTTCAAGGTCACAAAGACCTCCGACGCCTGGGCTCCATATGCCAATCAGGCCGTCATGTTCGTCATGATGATCATCATGTTTGGAGTGGTCCTGAACGAGGTGGGTCTGGCCAAGCGCCTCTTGTTCCTCATCCTCAAGGTCGCAGGGACCAACGTCAAGAAGTTGAGTTTCTTTGTCGCCGTCAGCAGCACCATTCTGTCTTCGATATTTCATGATGCGACCATCACCATCATCATGCTCTTCGCCATTCTGCCCATCTTTGCAGCCATGGGCATCACCCCGAAGAAGAGTAACAACCTCAGCAAATTCTTCATTATCCTGATCCCGCTGTCCGCATCCGCCGGCGGTTTCGGCACTCTGCTCGGCGGCGGTCGATGCCCTCTGGCTGTTGACATCACCTCCAAGTATGTCCTGGAAACCACCGGCGTGTCCTTGAACATCGGGTTTGTGAAGTACATGATAATCAACTTCCCCCTGTGTCTCTTCACAGCCGTCGCCACTTGGGCGATCTGCTACCTGATCTTCAGGCCCAAAGAAGTGTCCCTGCCTGCCGAAGCCAAGATCGAGGAAATGCCCAAGATGAGCACCGCTGAAATCGGCGTCACCCTGGTTTTTGGTGCAGCTTTTGTGCTCTGGTTCCTGGGCGACCTGACCGGCCTGCACCTGACGGTCGTCGCGGCTCTGGCCCTGGCCGGTTTTTGTGCACCCGGATGGGTTTCTTTCAAGACCATCTGCGACAAGTTCCCCTGGGAATCATGGATCGTCTTCGGCTCTGGCGTCTCCCTTGGAGCAGCCATGCTCAAGTCCGGCCTGGGACAGTATCTGGCCGAATCCATGCTCCCAATGCTGCAGGGCCACAATGTCTTCGTCACCTATTACGGAATGGGGATGTTCGGTTCCTTTCTCTCCAGTATGATGAGCAACTCGGCCGCCGTAGCGCTGAGCCTGCCCATCACCCTGCCTATGGCAGGCTTGATGAACATGAGCGTTGAAGCGGTGGGCATGCTTTCCCCCATCAGTACCTCCTTCATCATGCTCGTCATCGGATGCCCTCCAACTATCATTGCTTACAGCACCGGCTATTTCAATCAGGTGGAATTCTGCAAGGTGGCCATCCCCTGGTGCCTGACCTTGATGGCAATTGCCGTGGGCGGCATGCTGATCTACTGGCCAATGATCGGATTTGGGCAATAG